From the genome of Alicyclobacillus sp. SO9:
GAATGGTAGCCGGAATAATTCTCCCTTCCATTCGAAGCGGATACGAGGCAGCCTCGCGAATGAAATTTTTCACTAGGGATACTTCCACCATTGCCTTGAGAAAGGTACCTCCAATTTCCTCAGCCATCAAGCGGGCAATATCCTCTGTGTAGGAGTCTAACACCTGTGCTGCCCGCTCCAGTACATCGCGCTTCTCAAAGGCATTTATCCTTGCCCATTCAACTTGCGCCTTCTTTGCAGATTGATATGCCTCGTCAATGTCAGCGACTGACGCCAATCGGATTTCTGCCACGGTTGACTCGTCAAACGGATTTTTGTCTGCATAAGTCGTGTCGCTGCTCCCGTCTCTCCATTCTCCTCCAATATACTGCTTGCCAAGTGACTTAAAATCTAACATGACAACCCCTCCGATTCTATTCATTCAAGTCTCCGCTGCGGTACACTCCAACTGATTCAAAAGCGGATTATTCTGAATCCATATTTCATTTTGTATCTATTTGTCAGTATTCTGCCGAGACGCACTGAGACGCTTGCTCGGTCTGCGCCGGCTTGAACTAGATGAAAGTAGTTAAATTGGGTAAATGAAGCACAGATTCATCCGGATAAACCGTTCTCTCTTTGATTCTCCATCCATTGCCGCGCTTTACAAGGACATCCCGCCTCGTACCAAACAACTGCTCGGCTGTTTTATCTCTCCGACTGCGGAGGAGCAGAAAGTAACTGACCGCCACCACCTCCTTCTCCCGTTCCTCTTCAATAAGTACATTCGTTATCATGTGCCTGGTCCTCGACGGCGGGTCTTCTGCCCAAGCCGATGTTGTATTCAACCGATTGACACGCGTCCTTATACTCCCCTTCGTCTCATCGAGAAAAGTCATACTCTCAACAATGTCCTCTCCAGAAGCCTTGTCGAGGGTCACCCGTAACGGCATTCGATACACGAGGTTGTCATCTAACAATTCGAGCCATTCATCCAACCGTCGATTATCCAGAAGGGCAGCTTCACGGTAGAAAAACTCCGCTACATCTTCCCGTATACCACTCATGGCCATCCTCCTTATAAGTTCTCTTTTCAGTCATTTCATGCCGTAATTGTTGCCCAGTCAGTCTATTAATAAGTCGACCCAGTGTTCATAGAACGATCTCGAAATTGCATCCAAATAGCATGTGGGATAGGCTGTACCCGGCCCGGGCCAGTCCTTATCCGGAGTCACCCTGTCCAGTCCCATCAAGTAGTTCAACACGTTGTTGTAGTGCACATCCTTATCCTGAGCCATAAATCCTTTGCTGGCATCCACCACTCGTGTCCAAATTTCCGTATCATCCTGCTCCAATGTTCCAGCTGGTCCGAATGAGCCAATGTAGCTCTTGTAGGACGCCTCCTTAAACACTTCTGGTGCATCTTTGTCCACCAAGCACCAGGACCACACCTCAATTTCATCTGGTCCCAGGGGGCGCCAGACTCGAAAATTCACAAAGCTGGTGAGCGGTTCATCCGGACCTCCCGTACCATGCATAGGGCTGACAAAAGACAGATTTGGAAAGCAACTGCCAACAATAACGACAGTTCTATAGAAAATATCCAGTTGGTCTTCGTTCAGATTCCGCGCAAACATGGGCCACATTTCTTCTGGTAAACCCTGGTACGGGTTTTGCGTGGTTCCATCCTTCGTCGTAATCATGTTGACACCGTGTCCGTTCTTCAAAACTATCTGGTGTCCGTAGCTGGCAAACAAAGGGTCCTTGGGGCTGATTCCAAGTTCCACCGTAGACCGATGGGTCATGGCAGTATGATACGGGTCACCGCCAAAATTGTCTGAACTTATTTTCCAATTGGTCGCAACCCGCCAACGATGAGGTACTCCCCTCACTTCCAATCCATTGTCACTGCGACCCAACATAATATCGAAATACCAGCGCATCTCGCCCAAAAAGTCCTCTAAGGGTTCCACGTCGGGATTCAAAGAAGCAAAAATCATCCCCTGGTAACTGTCCACTCTTGGAATCTTACGAAGGGACCACTCACTCCGGTCTAATTCCTCGCCATAGACCTGATTTCCAGCGACAATGCCAATCAGTTCTCCACTGAGGTTAAAGGTCCAGCCGTGGTACGGACACGTAAATGTCTTGTTGCTCCCAAAATCCGCACTGCAAAGCTGCGTACCGCGATGTGAACAGGAGTTCAGGTATGCTTGGATGCGGCCTTCACTGTCGCGTAGTAAAAGAACGGGATCGTGCACAATCCATCGGGTTATATAATCTCCCGGATTCTCAATCTCTGATTCATGTCCAATGAAGTTCCAAGTCTTCGCATAAATATGTGCTAGTTCCCTTTCATAGATATCTTCATTTGCAAAGGCCCACTGTGGTAAAACACCTCTTTGAATTTTCTCTTTAACTTCACGCAATACTTCTTGGTCGAGTACGCGTTTGACCAATGGCTTTAACCTCCCATTCCCGCAAAATCCACGCTTAAAAGCGCTTTCATAAATTTGATAATTCCAATAATTAAACCAATTTGTCATCAAGACTAGCACCATCGCAGTTGCTCGACTACTGCTTTGTTCCGGTATCTGGAACACACACAACAAAATAATTCAGTTGAAAAATGCAGGCTGTTCCGCATAGAGGGACAAAGCCATAGTACCCTTATACCAGCAATGATACCGTTTACATTAAATTATCTAAAAATTTGCACAGTAGGAGGCGTATTTATGTCTGACTACACCAAACCAAGTTGGCGTAGGTATGAGAATTTTATTGTCATTACGATGTTCTTCACGTACGGCTTTGTCATGATGGATCGTTTGAGCATTACCTATCTGTTTCCTTTTCTGGCCCCCGCTCTAAAGTTGAATGACACGCA
Proteins encoded in this window:
- a CDS encoding aromatic ring-hydroxylating dioxygenase subunit alpha → MVKRVLDQEVLREVKEKIQRGVLPQWAFANEDIYERELAHIYAKTWNFIGHESEIENPGDYITRWIVHDPVLLLRDSEGRIQAYLNSCSHRGTQLCSADFGSNKTFTCPYHGWTFNLSGELIGIVAGNQVYGEELDRSEWSLRKIPRVDSYQGMIFASLNPDVEPLEDFLGEMRWYFDIMLGRSDNGLEVRGVPHRWRVATNWKISSDNFGGDPYHTAMTHRSTVELGISPKDPLFASYGHQIVLKNGHGVNMITTKDGTTQNPYQGLPEEMWPMFARNLNEDQLDIFYRTVVIVGSCFPNLSFVSPMHGTGGPDEPLTSFVNFRVWRPLGPDEIEVWSWCLVDKDAPEVFKEASYKSYIGSFGPAGTLEQDDTEIWTRVVDASKGFMAQDKDVHYNNVLNYLMGLDRVTPDKDWPGPGTAYPTCYLDAISRSFYEHWVDLLID
- a CDS encoding aromatic-ring-hydroxylating dioxygenase subunit beta, which codes for MSGIREDVAEFFYREAALLDNRRLDEWLELLDDNLVYRMPLRVTLDKASGEDIVESMTFLDETKGSIRTRVNRLNTTSAWAEDPPSRTRHMITNVLIEEEREKEVVAVSYFLLLRSRRDKTAEQLFGTRRDVLVKRGNGWRIKERTVYPDESVLHLPNLTTFI